One genomic segment of Rhizobium gallicum bv. gallicum R602sp includes these proteins:
- a CDS encoding bifunctional transcriptional activator/DNA repair enzyme AdaA — protein sequence MLFDLPNEDTLYDALIARSSDYEGLAYVCVRTTGVFCRLTCPARKPKRENTLFYDSIATCMQSGFRPCRRCKPLEQAGKEPIVDELLEALDCAPATRWTEDDLVRRGYDPSTVRRAFKRSLGMTFLDIARYRRLGEAARQLASGARVIDVQLDAGYESGSGFRAAFQRLIGKAPAMSQNRELLFADWFETPLGPMVAVADQTHLHLLEFHDRKALQAELENLQRKTRSSVAAGRTPAIEQIDAELRAYFDGQSANFKTPLALGNSTAFERVVWAKLREIPVGERRAYGDLAREMENPQLVRAVGRANGANQLAIVIPCHRVVGADGSLTGYGGGLWRKQWLLKHEGKMRPKGAV from the coding sequence ATGCTTTTCGATCTTCCCAATGAAGACACGCTTTATGATGCGCTGATCGCCCGCAGCTCCGATTACGAGGGGCTTGCTTATGTCTGCGTGAGAACGACGGGCGTCTTCTGCCGGTTGACCTGCCCCGCCCGCAAGCCGAAACGGGAGAATACGCTGTTCTACGATTCCATCGCCACCTGCATGCAGTCCGGCTTCCGGCCCTGCCGGCGCTGCAAGCCGCTGGAACAGGCGGGCAAGGAACCGATCGTCGACGAACTGCTGGAAGCGCTCGACTGCGCTCCGGCGACGCGTTGGACCGAGGATGATCTGGTCCGCAGGGGTTACGATCCATCCACCGTGCGGCGCGCTTTCAAACGATCGCTGGGCATGACTTTCCTAGACATCGCCCGCTACCGCCGACTCGGCGAGGCAGCAAGGCAGCTTGCGAGCGGCGCCCGCGTGATCGATGTCCAGCTCGATGCAGGTTACGAGTCGGGCAGCGGGTTTCGCGCCGCATTTCAGCGGTTGATCGGCAAGGCGCCTGCCATGTCGCAGAACCGCGAGCTGCTCTTCGCAGACTGGTTTGAAACGCCGCTCGGGCCGATGGTCGCGGTTGCCGATCAGACGCATCTGCATCTTCTGGAGTTCCACGATCGGAAGGCGCTTCAGGCTGAGCTGGAAAACCTGCAGCGCAAGACACGCTCCTCGGTTGCCGCCGGGAGAACGCCTGCGATCGAACAGATCGATGCCGAGCTGCGAGCCTATTTCGACGGCCAGTCCGCGAACTTCAAAACCCCTTTGGCGCTCGGCAACAGTACCGCCTTCGAGCGGGTGGTCTGGGCGAAGCTTCGGGAAATTCCTGTCGGAGAAAGACGCGCTTATGGTGATCTGGCCAGGGAAATGGAAAACCCGCAGCTGGTGCGCGCGGTCGGCCGCGCCAACGGCGCAAACCAGCTTGCCATCGTCATCCCCTGCCATCGCGTGGTCGGCGCAGACGGATCACTGACCGGTTATGGTGGCGGGCTCTGGCGCAAGCAATGGCTATTGAAGCACGAAGGAAAAATGCGGCCCAAAGGGGCTGTTTGA
- a CDS encoding ribokinase encodes MITVFGSINMDLIATTDRLPKPGETVAGNGFATAAGGKGANQALAARRAGCVVHMVGAVGKDEFAAPALALLDQAGINLAGVKRVDGPTGTALILVGGDGENMIAVVPGANGTIAAEDADAAIGAMSKGDTLMLQFEVPAPAVERALAAAKVKGVTTVLNLAPLIADAPRLGRLADIVIANETEFERLAGQDNMNPADRETALRRLHGETGQTLIVTLGADGVIAIRDGVVTRAKGLKIEPVDTVGAGDTFCGYFAASLDEGFDFEASLRRAAVAGSLACLKAGAQPSIPLSAEVANKI; translated from the coding sequence ATGATCACAGTTTTCGGCTCCATCAACATGGACCTCATCGCCACGACCGATCGCCTGCCAAAGCCCGGCGAAACGGTGGCCGGAAACGGCTTTGCCACGGCGGCGGGCGGCAAGGGAGCCAACCAGGCATTAGCCGCGCGACGCGCCGGCTGCGTGGTCCATATGGTGGGCGCAGTCGGCAAGGATGAATTCGCTGCACCGGCGCTGGCGCTTCTCGATCAGGCGGGCATCAACCTTGCAGGCGTCAAGCGTGTTGATGGCCCCACCGGTACGGCGCTGATCCTTGTTGGTGGAGACGGCGAGAACATGATCGCCGTCGTGCCGGGCGCAAACGGGACCATCGCGGCCGAGGATGCCGATGCGGCGATCGGCGCCATGAGCAAGGGCGATACCCTGATGCTGCAGTTCGAGGTGCCTGCACCGGCAGTCGAGCGTGCGCTGGCCGCAGCCAAGGTCAAGGGCGTCACGACCGTCCTCAACCTCGCCCCGCTCATTGCCGACGCCCCGCGGCTTGGACGTCTCGCCGATATCGTCATCGCCAACGAGACGGAGTTCGAGCGCCTTGCTGGCCAGGACAACATGAACCCGGCCGATCGCGAAACGGCGTTGAGGCGCCTGCACGGAGAGACTGGGCAGACCTTGATCGTGACGCTCGGCGCCGACGGCGTGATCGCAATCCGGGATGGCGTCGTTACACGAGCGAAAGGACTGAAGATCGAGCCGGTGGATACCGTCGGGGCGGGCGATACATTCTGCGGCTACTTTGCCGCAAGCCTCGATGAAGGCTTCGATTTCGAGGCTTCGCTCCGCCGGGCCGCCGTCGCCGGCTCGCTTGCCTGCCTCAAGGCCGGAGCACAGCCATCCATTCCCTTGTCCGCCGAAGTCGCAAACAAGATATAG
- the fmt gene encoding methionyl-tRNA formyltransferase, with protein MSFRIIFMGTPEFSVPTLRTLVDAGHQIVAVYTQPPRPGGRRGLDLQKSPVHQAAELLGLPVFTPVNFKEPEERERFRALNADVAVVVAYGLLLPEAILNGTRNGCYNGHASLLPRWRGAAPIQRAIMAGDKKSGMMVMKMDKGLDTGPVALTREVEIGPNMTAGELHDKLMHVGAKAIGEAMVKLEMGDLPLTPQPQQGVLYAAKIDKSETRIDFGKDARDVHNHIRGLSPFPGAWVEVEIGRKPERVKVLGSELADGHGPAGEVLSDELVIACASGAVRLTRLQKAGGKPLAAADFLRGTPLAHGTRLA; from the coding sequence ATGTCGTTTCGCATCATTTTCATGGGAACGCCGGAGTTCTCGGTTCCGACCCTGCGCACGCTGGTGGATGCGGGGCATCAGATTGTTGCGGTCTATACGCAGCCGCCGCGGCCGGGCGGACGGCGCGGTCTCGACCTGCAGAAGTCGCCGGTGCATCAGGCCGCCGAACTGCTCGGCCTGCCCGTCTTCACGCCGGTCAATTTCAAGGAGCCGGAAGAACGGGAGCGCTTCCGGGCGCTCAACGCGGATGTGGCGGTTGTCGTTGCCTATGGACTGCTGCTGCCGGAGGCGATTTTGAACGGAACGCGCAACGGCTGCTACAATGGCCATGCCTCGCTGCTGCCGCGCTGGCGCGGCGCAGCACCCATCCAAAGAGCGATCATGGCAGGCGACAAAAAGTCCGGCATGATGGTGATGAAGATGGACAAGGGGCTGGATACCGGTCCCGTCGCGTTGACCCGCGAGGTCGAGATCGGCCCGAACATGACGGCCGGCGAGTTGCACGACAAACTGATGCATGTCGGCGCCAAGGCGATCGGCGAAGCGATGGTAAAGCTCGAAATGGGTGACCTGCCGCTGACGCCGCAGCCGCAACAGGGCGTCCTTTATGCCGCAAAGATCGACAAGAGCGAGACGCGGATCGATTTCGGCAAGGATGCAAGGGACGTTCACAATCATATCCGCGGACTTTCGCCGTTTCCGGGCGCTTGGGTCGAAGTCGAGATTGGCCGCAAGCCGGAGCGGGTAAAGGTGCTGGGTTCGGAGCTTGCGGACGGGCACGGTCCGGCCGGCGAAGTGCTGAGCGATGAGCTGGTTATCGCCTGCGCATCCGGAGCGGTTCGGCTGACCAGATTGCAGAAGGCCGGCGGCAAGCCGCTTGCGGCGGCGGACTTCCTGCGCGGCACGCCGCTTGCGCACGGCACGAGACTCGCCTGA
- the dapD gene encoding 2,3,4,5-tetrahydropyridine-2,6-dicarboxylate N-succinyltransferase — MSATDLASLEKTLEAAFDNRDNVNASTKGEVREAVEAALELLDGGKARVAERGADGVWTVNQWLKKAVLLSFRLNDMEVVKGGSGNSTWWDKVPSKFEGWGENQYRAAGFRAVPNCVVRRSAYIAKNVVLMPSFVNLGAYVGEGTMVDTWATVGSCAQIGKHVHLSGGVGIGGVLEPMQAGPTIIEDNCFIGARSEVVEGCIIREGSVLGMGVYIGKSTKIVDRATGDVMYGEVPPYSVVVAGSMSSGNKTMANGQPAPHLYCAVIVKRVDEQTRSKTGINELLRD, encoded by the coding sequence ATGAGCGCCACCGATCTCGCATCCCTCGAAAAGACCCTCGAAGCTGCCTTCGACAACCGCGACAACGTGAACGCGTCGACGAAAGGCGAAGTTCGCGAAGCCGTGGAAGCAGCGCTCGAGCTTCTCGACGGCGGCAAGGCTCGCGTCGCCGAGCGCGGCGCCGATGGCGTCTGGACGGTCAACCAGTGGCTCAAGAAAGCCGTACTGCTTTCCTTCCGCCTGAACGACATGGAAGTCGTCAAGGGCGGCTCCGGCAATTCCACCTGGTGGGACAAGGTGCCTTCCAAGTTCGAAGGCTGGGGCGAGAACCAGTATCGCGCCGCGGGCTTCCGGGCCGTTCCGAACTGCGTCGTCCGCCGCTCGGCCTATATCGCCAAGAACGTCGTGCTGATGCCTTCCTTCGTCAATCTCGGTGCTTATGTCGGTGAAGGCACGATGGTCGACACCTGGGCGACGGTCGGCTCCTGCGCACAGATCGGCAAGCATGTGCATCTTTCCGGCGGCGTCGGCATCGGCGGCGTGCTGGAACCGATGCAGGCCGGCCCGACGATCATCGAAGACAACTGCTTCATCGGCGCCCGCTCGGAAGTCGTCGAAGGCTGCATCATCCGCGAGGGTTCAGTTCTCGGCATGGGCGTCTATATCGGCAAGTCAACCAAGATCGTCGATCGCGCCACCGGCGACGTCATGTATGGCGAAGTGCCGCCCTACTCCGTTGTCGTTGCCGGTTCGATGTCGAGCGGCAACAAGACCATGGCAAACGGCCAACCGGCACCGCATCTCTATTGCGCCGTCATCGTCAAGCGCGTCGACGAGCAGACCCGCTCGAAGACCGGCATCAATGAATTGCTGCGCGACTAA
- the ptsN gene encoding PTS IIA-like nitrogen regulatory protein PtsN — MALADLLHQDAIIPALKVNSKKQLLQELAAKASKITGLSEREIFDVVLQRERLGSTGVGNGIAIPHGKLASVRSIVGVFARLESPVDFEALDDQPVDLVFLLLAPEGAGADHLKALSRIARVLRDHDLVAKLRATDSASAIYAFLNEEQASNAA; from the coding sequence ATGGCATTGGCAGATCTGCTGCACCAAGATGCGATCATTCCCGCCCTAAAGGTAAATTCGAAGAAACAGTTGCTTCAGGAATTGGCGGCAAAGGCCTCCAAGATCACCGGCCTTTCCGAGCGGGAAATTTTCGACGTCGTTCTGCAGCGCGAGCGTCTCGGCTCGACGGGCGTCGGCAATGGCATCGCCATTCCGCACGGCAAGCTCGCAAGCGTCCGCTCGATTGTCGGCGTCTTCGCACGGCTGGAAAGTCCGGTCGATTTCGAAGCGCTGGACGACCAGCCGGTCGACCTGGTGTTTCTGCTTCTCGCCCCGGAAGGGGCGGGTGCCGACCATCTTAAGGCGTTGTCGCGCATTGCCCGCGTGCTTCGCGATCACGATCTCGTCGCGAAGCTGCGTGCCACAGATTCCGCATCGGCGATCTACGCTTTCCTCAATGAAGAGCAAGCATCGAACGCTGCCTGA
- a CDS encoding LOG family protein, producing the protein MAKGKNGKLRRKDGVWAPLKSSEIDRHRALAVPKTPQTLSPSYRLAYSDGDFLCREELRPIRLQLELLKVEMMLTERGIKSTVVMFGGARIPAPGQSAWAARNDMQRANLEAASIYYDEARKFARLCSKYSAGFDFHEYVIVTGGGPGVMEAGNRGAADEGAPSIGLNIVLPHEQAPNAYVTPELSFNFHYFAIRKMHFMVRAKAIAVFPGGFGTLDEFFECLTLIQTGRMEKMPLILFGEKFWRSIVNFDALAEFGTIAPDDVKLISFVDTAAAAWKIIQDFYEHQE; encoded by the coding sequence ATGGCGAAGGGAAAAAACGGCAAGCTCAGGCGCAAGGACGGAGTCTGGGCTCCGCTGAAGTCGAGCGAGATTGACAGGCATCGCGCACTCGCCGTGCCGAAGACGCCGCAAACGCTTTCGCCTTCCTATCGCCTGGCCTATTCCGACGGCGACTTTCTCTGCCGCGAGGAACTGCGGCCGATCCGTCTCCAGCTTGAACTTTTGAAGGTCGAGATGATGTTGACGGAACGTGGCATCAAATCCACCGTCGTCATGTTCGGCGGCGCGCGTATTCCTGCCCCCGGTCAGAGCGCATGGGCAGCCCGCAACGACATGCAGCGCGCCAATCTGGAGGCGGCGTCCATCTATTATGACGAAGCGCGCAAGTTCGCCCGGCTCTGCTCGAAATATTCCGCTGGTTTCGATTTCCATGAATATGTGATCGTCACCGGCGGCGGCCCGGGCGTCATGGAGGCGGGCAACCGCGGAGCAGCCGATGAAGGCGCGCCCTCGATCGGCCTCAATATCGTGCTGCCTCACGAGCAGGCCCCGAACGCCTATGTGACGCCGGAGCTCAGCTTCAACTTCCATTACTTCGCGATCCGCAAGATGCATTTCATGGTACGCGCGAAAGCGATTGCGGTGTTCCCGGGCGGCTTTGGAACCCTCGACGAATTCTTCGAATGCCTGACGTTGATCCAGACGGGACGCATGGAAAAGATGCCGCTCATTCTCTTCGGCGAGAAGTTCTGGCGAAGCATCGTCAATTTCGACGCACTTGCCGAATTCGGGACGATCGCGCCTGACGACGTGAAGCTGATCAGCTTCGTCGATACGGCAGCTGCCGCCTGGAAGATCATCCAGGATTTCTATGAGCATCAGGAATAG
- a CDS encoding DNA recombination protein RmuC, with product MNNVTESLTISIAGLSPTILALAGGAVALVVVVLMFLLVRNSNLRREQDEEAAIRAAQADARMAELLKIQAEMQGRISTMAEVFGTRQAELNQAIGQRLDGMSQRVSTTISEQTKSTHENLQRLQERLAVIDVAQNNIQTLAKDVVGLQAILSNKQTRGAFGQSRMETIVADGLPMGTYAFQQTLSNGSRPDCTVRMPNGAPPLVIDAKFPLEAWNAIRDAGTQDATKLASQQFRRDMEIHVRDISEKYLIQGETQDTAFLFVPSESIFAEIHENFEPVVQKAHRSRIVIVSPSLLMLSIQVIQAVLKDQRMQAQAHVIQGEVAILMDDLGRLDERVRKLQTHFSQAQRDVDQIITSTDKLSKRGAKIEALEFEGAEALKEERESGPPAKSVESRTGLLKLRVVDEE from the coding sequence ATGAACAATGTTACCGAATCGCTGACAATTTCGATCGCCGGGCTCAGCCCGACCATCCTCGCGCTTGCCGGTGGCGCTGTCGCTCTTGTTGTCGTGGTGCTCATGTTCCTACTGGTCAGGAACAGCAACCTGCGGCGCGAACAGGATGAGGAGGCAGCGATCCGGGCCGCGCAAGCCGATGCCCGCATGGCCGAGCTCCTGAAGATTCAGGCCGAGATGCAGGGACGCATTTCGACCATGGCTGAGGTCTTCGGGACGCGTCAGGCCGAACTCAACCAGGCAATCGGTCAGCGCCTCGACGGAATGTCGCAGCGTGTCAGCACGACGATCAGCGAACAGACGAAATCGACGCATGAGAACCTTCAGCGCCTGCAGGAGCGGCTCGCTGTCATCGATGTCGCTCAAAACAATATCCAGACGCTGGCGAAGGATGTCGTCGGGCTTCAGGCTATCCTCTCCAACAAGCAAACGCGCGGCGCCTTCGGCCAGTCGCGTATGGAGACCATCGTCGCCGACGGTCTGCCGATGGGCACCTATGCTTTCCAGCAAACGCTTTCAAACGGATCGCGGCCGGACTGCACCGTGCGCATGCCGAACGGTGCACCGCCGCTCGTCATCGATGCCAAGTTTCCTCTCGAAGCCTGGAATGCCATTCGCGACGCGGGCACGCAGGACGCAACCAAGCTTGCCTCGCAGCAATTCCGCCGCGATATGGAAATCCATGTCCGCGATATATCGGAGAAGTATCTTATCCAGGGTGAGACGCAGGATACGGCTTTTCTCTTCGTTCCTTCGGAATCGATCTTCGCTGAAATTCATGAGAATTTCGAGCCGGTCGTCCAGAAAGCGCATCGTTCCCGCATCGTCATTGTTTCGCCTTCGCTGCTGATGCTGTCGATCCAGGTCATCCAGGCCGTATTGAAGGATCAGCGCATGCAGGCGCAGGCGCACGTCATCCAGGGCGAGGTCGCGATCCTGATGGATGATCTCGGGCGGCTCGATGAACGCGTGCGCAAACTCCAGACGCATTTTTCCCAGGCACAGCGGGATGTTGATCAGATCATCACGTCCACTGACAAACTCTCCAAACGCGGCGCAAAAATCGAAGCGCTGGAATTCGAGGGCGCAGAGGCGCTCAAGGAGGAACGTGAAAGCGGACCTCCGGCGAAGTCGGTCGAAAGCCGCACCGGCCTTCTCAAACTCAGGGTGGTTGACGAAGAGTGA
- a CDS encoding pyrimidine 5'-nucleotidase — MTKIDRTPTKADFAHVTEWVFDLDNTLYPHHVNLFAQIDKNMTAYVSALLQMERDEARKLQKQYYLEHGTTLQGLMIHHGVDPNEFLEKAHAIDYSSLTAQPELGAAIKALPGRKFIFTNGSVKHAEMTAGALGILEHFDDIFDIVAAEFVPKPAQVTYDKFMALKRVETGKAAMFEDLPRNLVVPKALGMQTVLLVPNNLEETVVEWWEQTSGDEDHIDFVTDDLAAFLARVVD; from the coding sequence ATGACCAAGATAGATCGCACTCCGACCAAAGCCGATTTTGCGCACGTGACCGAATGGGTCTTCGACCTCGACAACACGCTTTATCCGCATCACGTCAATCTCTTCGCGCAGATCGACAAAAACATGACGGCCTATGTCTCGGCGCTTCTCCAGATGGAGCGGGACGAGGCGCGCAAGCTGCAGAAGCAATATTATCTCGAGCACGGCACGACGCTGCAGGGTCTGATGATCCATCACGGCGTCGACCCGAACGAATTTCTGGAAAAGGCCCATGCCATCGACTATTCGAGCCTCACGGCTCAGCCCGAATTGGGTGCGGCGATCAAGGCACTTCCGGGCCGCAAGTTCATCTTCACCAACGGCAGCGTCAAACATGCCGAAATGACGGCCGGTGCCCTCGGCATTCTCGAACATTTCGACGACATCTTCGACATCGTCGCCGCCGAATTCGTGCCGAAGCCGGCGCAGGTTACCTATGACAAGTTCATGGCACTGAAACGAGTGGAAACCGGCAAGGCGGCCATGTTCGAGGACCTGCCGCGCAACCTTGTGGTTCCAAAGGCACTCGGCATGCAGACTGTGCTGCTCGTGCCGAACAATCTTGAGGAAACCGTCGTCGAATGGTGGGAACAAACGAGCGGCGACGAGGACCATATCGATTTCGTCACCGATGATCTGGCTGCGTTTCTGGCAAGGGTCGTGGACTAG
- the hpf gene encoding ribosome hibernation-promoting factor, HPF/YfiA family translates to MSVRVSGKHMEIGDSFRQRIEDQMDMAITKYFDGGYSGQVIVEKSSSRFSADCKLHLDSGVVLHAAGEAMDPQLAFDAASERIEKRLRRYKRKLKDHHAGNHLNGTEVAYTVMDAVPDHEDEVPDDFAPVIVAESTKQLKTMSVATAVMALDMTDEPLLLFRSPGTENLNIVYRRHDGNIGWIDAANIKS, encoded by the coding sequence ATGAGTGTGCGTGTATCCGGTAAACATATGGAAATTGGGGACTCGTTCCGTCAAAGGATCGAGGACCAAATGGACATGGCCATCACGAAATACTTCGACGGGGGATATTCCGGTCAGGTGATTGTGGAGAAATCGAGTTCGCGGTTCTCTGCGGATTGCAAGCTCCATCTTGATAGCGGGGTGGTGCTGCATGCGGCAGGTGAAGCGATGGACCCGCAGCTTGCATTCGATGCCGCTTCGGAGCGCATCGAAAAGCGTCTCCGCCGCTACAAGCGCAAGCTCAAAGATCATCATGCCGGAAACCATCTGAATGGTACGGAAGTCGCCTATACGGTCATGGACGCTGTCCCGGATCATGAAGACGAGGTCCCCGACGATTTCGCACCGGTAATTGTTGCCGAGAGCACGAAGCAGTTGAAGACCATGTCCGTTGCGACCGCCGTCATGGCGCTCGATATGACGGATGAGCCACTGCTTTTGTTCCGCAGTCCGGGCACGGAAAATTTGAACATCGTTTACCGCAGGCATGACGGTAATATTGGCTGGATCGACGCCGCCAATATCAAGAGCTGA
- the dapE gene encoding succinyl-diaminopimelate desuccinylase has translation MTATDPVANLQTLIRCPSVTPAEGGALSALDAMLSPLGFKVDKVKATEAGTPDIENLYARLGSDGPHLMFAGHTDVVPVGDEAAWTHPPFAAEISGGELFGRGAVDMKGGIACFVAAVSRYVERHGNPKGSISLLITGDEEGPAINGTIKLLQWAAQRGERWDACLVGEPTNPDALGDMIKIGRRGSLSGRITVHGVQGHAAYPHLADNPVRGMLQLTSALMHPPFDKGTENFQPSNLEVTTIDVGNPTTNVIPAKAAASFNIRFNDTWTVDTLQAEILRRLEAAAKNGTLRPGREAVRYDIAWADRPSHVFLTRNNALIASLSSAVESIAGKAPKLSTTGGTSDARFIKDYCPVVEFGLVGQTMHMVDERVAVSDLETLTQIYETFIERWFANAGA, from the coding sequence ATGACCGCCACCGATCCCGTCGCCAATCTCCAGACGCTCATCCGCTGCCCCTCCGTGACGCCTGCCGAAGGCGGCGCACTTTCTGCGCTCGACGCCATGCTTTCGCCGCTGGGCTTTAAGGTGGACAAGGTGAAGGCGACGGAAGCCGGCACGCCCGACATCGAAAACCTCTACGCCCGTCTGGGCAGTGATGGCCCGCACCTGATGTTTGCGGGACACACGGACGTCGTGCCGGTTGGCGACGAAGCCGCCTGGACGCATCCCCCCTTCGCTGCGGAAATTTCAGGCGGCGAACTCTTCGGTCGTGGTGCGGTCGACATGAAGGGCGGCATTGCATGCTTCGTGGCAGCCGTCTCCCGGTACGTCGAAAGACACGGCAATCCGAAGGGCTCGATTTCCTTGCTGATCACCGGCGACGAGGAAGGCCCCGCCATCAACGGCACGATCAAGCTCCTGCAATGGGCGGCACAACGCGGCGAGCGTTGGGATGCCTGCCTCGTCGGCGAGCCGACCAATCCGGATGCGCTCGGCGACATGATCAAGATCGGCCGCCGCGGTTCGCTCTCCGGCAGGATCACTGTCCACGGTGTTCAGGGTCACGCCGCCTATCCGCATCTGGCGGATAATCCGGTGCGCGGCATGCTGCAGCTCACGAGCGCGCTGATGCATCCCCCATTCGACAAAGGAACTGAAAATTTCCAGCCGTCGAACCTCGAGGTGACGACCATCGATGTCGGCAATCCGACCACCAACGTCATTCCGGCGAAGGCCGCGGCAAGCTTCAACATCCGCTTCAACGACACCTGGACGGTCGACACGCTGCAGGCGGAAATCCTCCGCCGTCTTGAAGCGGCCGCCAAGAATGGCACCCTGCGCCCGGGCCGCGAGGCGGTAAGATATGACATTGCCTGGGCCGATCGTCCGAGCCATGTCTTCCTCACCCGCAACAACGCACTGATTGCATCACTTTCCTCTGCCGTCGAGAGCATTGCCGGCAAGGCGCCGAAGCTTTCGACCACCGGCGGCACGTCGGACGCGCGTTTCATCAAAGACTATTGCCCGGTCGTCGAATTCGGGCTCGTCGGACAGACCATGCACATGGTCGACGAACGCGTTGCTGTTTCCGATCTCGAAACCCTGACGCAGATCTACGAAACCTTCATCGAGCGATGGTTCGCAAATGCCGGGGCTTAG
- the def gene encoding peptide deformylase: protein MTIKPLIILPDPVLRQVSKPIERVDADLKRLADDMLETMYDAPGIGLAAIQVGVPRRILVIDVSREGEEKQPQVFINPKIVKSSDERSVYEEGCLSIPDYYAEVERPATVSVEYLDRDGKEHTVEADGLLATCLQHEIDHLNGVLFIDYISRLKREMVIKKFTKAAKSAKAL from the coding sequence ATGACCATCAAGCCACTTATCATTCTTCCAGACCCCGTCCTCCGCCAGGTTTCCAAACCGATCGAGCGGGTCGATGCCGATCTCAAGCGTCTTGCCGACGATATGCTGGAAACGATGTATGACGCACCGGGCATTGGCCTGGCGGCAATCCAGGTCGGCGTGCCGCGCCGGATACTGGTGATCGACGTTTCGCGGGAGGGCGAGGAAAAGCAGCCGCAGGTCTTTATCAATCCGAAGATCGTCAAATCTTCCGACGAGCGATCGGTCTACGAAGAGGGCTGCCTTTCCATTCCGGACTATTATGCCGAGGTCGAGCGTCCGGCGACCGTCAGCGTCGAATATCTCGACCGTGACGGCAAGGAGCACACCGTTGAGGCCGACGGCCTCCTCGCCACTTGCCTTCAGCACGAGATCGACCATCTGAACGGCGTACTCTTCATCGATTATATATCGCGGCTGAAGCGGGAAATGGTGATCAAGAAGTTCACGAAGGCGGCGAAGTCGGCGAAGGCGCTCTGA
- the truA gene encoding tRNA pseudouridine(38-40) synthase TruA, with product MPRYRMTVEYDGGPYVGWQRQENGPSVQGAIEAAILSLSGETVSIRGAGRTDSGVHAMGQVIHADLSKEWPVFKLQNALNAHLRLAGERVSILEVEVVGEFFDARFSAERRHYVYRIINRRAPLALEAGKAWWVPKVLNHEVMHQAAQILVGRHDFSTFRSAHCQANSPVRTLDRLDVTRNGELIEIRATAQSFLHNQIRSFAGTLKLAGEGKWTPEDVRAALEARNRKACGPVAPPEGLYFMQVDYPAVITDRRKRTQVNGDDDLS from the coding sequence ATGCCGCGCTACCGGATGACCGTCGAATATGACGGCGGACCCTATGTCGGCTGGCAGCGTCAGGAAAACGGTCCCTCCGTGCAGGGGGCGATCGAAGCTGCGATCCTGTCGTTAAGCGGCGAGACCGTGTCGATCCGTGGCGCCGGGCGCACCGATTCCGGCGTGCATGCGATGGGTCAAGTGATCCATGCCGATCTTTCAAAGGAATGGCCGGTGTTCAAGCTGCAGAACGCGCTGAATGCGCATCTGAGGCTGGCGGGCGAGCGCGTGTCCATTTTGGAGGTGGAGGTGGTTGGCGAGTTCTTCGATGCCCGGTTTTCCGCCGAGCGGCGGCACTATGTCTACCGCATCATCAACCGCCGGGCGCCGCTGGCGCTCGAGGCGGGCAAGGCCTGGTGGGTACCGAAGGTGCTTAATCATGAGGTGATGCATCAGGCCGCCCAGATCCTCGTCGGCAGGCATGACTTTTCCACCTTCCGTTCCGCGCATTGCCAGGCAAACAGCCCGGTCCGCACACTCGACCGGCTCGACGTGACGCGGAACGGCGAGCTCATCGAAATCCGCGCAACGGCACAGAGTTTCCTGCACAATCAGATCCGCTCCTTTGCCGGAACGCTGAAGCTTGCAGGAGAAGGAAAATGGACGCCGGAGGATGTGCGTGCTGCGCTTGAGGCGCGTAACCGCAAGGCCTGCGGTCCAGTTGCTCCGCCCGAAGGACTTTATTTCATGCAGGTCGATTATCCGGCAGTGATCACCGATCGGCGCAAGCGGACGCAAGTGAATGGCGATGACGATCTGTCATGA